Proteins encoded within one genomic window of Oryza glaberrima chromosome 12, OglaRS2, whole genome shotgun sequence:
- the LOC127757952 gene encoding uncharacterized protein LOC127757952: protein MAETLTPQTLAAGDLVWAKSKRRPWWPAHLLPDGLVSYLADPDPDHAPRRASDLRPFAHPDADLMARATTTRAFVAAVQHAQAQAAALLHAHLTCPCASAPAPAPDAPSPPLRATLHNLPPPDFLASLRHAALDTSSVGLLDLPRLKAWVAALANGWGPAGPGHYPRRPVAELVDKIDLDVPAAWDAQDQDTRPFEVPQETPTQKKRSVAELMDNDDDKATPHHQDSATTISKSNKRERKKSKYLSPPYTNLGGIALVQKASDSPKPSPPAAAEDDEYKVLPKPLQENVSPQEVLLFVRRTGLDVFHRIRSMKAVHAFLSLYTSSLLVEDADYKSFIAHECSTENAFTNAAVETSDSFVNSRAALKPGKCALKRTRKQGQNEGGSSSTKTEKRGKKSPAAALGFSVTITPAIPIRQARAEDIRSPTKPENGARGMAVGENGARGMAVGVQLEKIKPDFKSPTLASAKVAKEPGQEQDKANGGSVLKTPANACKNLSDQPAKQNDAGMLEARQLHTNIQSDPGVQGIVVDVPVRCVPVEAVKSEANIPLHRDGQNAAVDVTDKSAPLPKSEDVSLSQLTDGNKEHASAEVRTVQESYASLEAMVPEMLMKAEVANGTNVAAASNSLKDEGQRADQPSLKKMVPGANVNHSSGEATNSAFPDIAYSTPKKKKKKIAEHFGNPAALLLDFAKGVVLPSKEELLSAFGKFGLVIEPETDIVKDTHSARVVFGKSAEAEAAYNSAETLGMFGPPFATPRLHYLPPIKLSVPSPASKPPLTDIRKNLERMISSLAGHSSVKKATPSDGSKQMPENLLGEMQGLLAKVDKMLTGPSATASNPH from the coding sequence ATGGCGGAAACCCTaaccccccaaaccctagccgccgggGACCTCGTCTGGGCCAAGTCCAAGCGCCGACCCTGGTGGcccgcccacctcctccccgaCGGCCTCGTCTCCTACCTCGccgaccccgaccccgaccACGCCCCTCGCCGCGCCTCCGACCTCAGGCCCTTCGCCCACCCCGACGCCGACCTCATGgcccgcgccaccaccacccgcgccttcgtcgccgccgtccaacACGCCCAGGCTCaggccgccgcgctcctccacGCCCACCTCACCTGCCCCtgcgcctccgcccccgcccccgcccccgacgCACCGTCCCCGCCCCTCCGCGCCACCCTCCACAACCTGCCGCCCCCCGACttcctcgcctccctccgccacGCCGCTCTCGACACCTCCTCCGTCGGCCTGCTCGACCTCCCCAGGCTCAAGGCCTGggtcgccgccctcgccaaCGGATGGGGTCCCGCTGGCCCGGGCCACTACCCGCGCCGCCCCGTCGCCGAACTGGTCGACAAGATTGACCTCGATGTGCCCGCCGCCTGGGATGCCCAGGACCAGGACACCAGGCCATTCGAGGTGCCGCAGGAGACACCCACCCAAAAGAAGCGCAGCGTCGCCGAGCTCATGGACAATGACGATGACAAGGCTACGCCACACCACCAGGACAGCGCTACCACCATCTCCAAGTCCAACAAGCGCGAGCGCAAGAAGAGCAAATATCTGTCGCCGCCCTACACCAACTTGGGCGGGATTGCCCTTGTCCAGAAGGCGTCTGATTCGCCAAAGCCATCGCCACCCGCTGCCGCTGAAGATGATGAATACAAGGTATTGCCAAAGCCATTGCAGGAGAATGTTTCTCCACAAGAGGTCTTGCTTTTTGTGCGCAGGACTGGGCTGGACGTCTTCCATAGGATACGGTCAATGAAGGCCGTCCATGCCTTCCTTTCTTTGTATACAAGTTCATTGTTGGTCGAGGATGCTGACTACAAGTCCTTTATAGCACACGAGTGTTCTACGGAGAATGCTTTTACAAATGCTGCTGTGGAGACATCTGATTCTTTTGTAAATTCACGTGCTGCTCTGAAACCAGGCAAGTGTGCTTTGAAGAGGACCAGAAAACAGGGGCAAAATGAGGGTGGGAGTTCTTCGACCAAGACCGAGAAGAGGGGGAAGAAATCTCCTGCGGCTGCCCTAGGCTTTAGTGTAACAATTACCCCTGCTATTCCTATCAGGCAAGCGAGGGCAGAAGACATAAGAAGCCCGACGAAACCAGAGAATGGTGCAAGGGGTATGGCAGTTGGTGAGAATGGTGCAAGGGGTATGGCAGTTGGTGTGCAGCTTGAGAAGATCAAGCCAGACTTTAAGAGCCCTACATTAGCTTCAGCGAAGGTAGCAAAAGAACCAGGACAGGAGCAGGACAAAGCAAATGGTGGATCTGTTTTGAAGACCCCAGCCAATGCTTGCAAGAATTTATCTGACCAACCTGCAAAACAGAATGATGCAGGTATGCTGGAAGCAAGACAGTTGCATACCAACATTCAATCAGATCCAGGTGTGCAAGGCATTGTTGTAGATGTGCCTGTCAGATGTGTTCCGGTGGAAGCAGTGAAGTCTGAAGCTAATATTCCTCTACACAGAGATGGGCAGAATGCTGCTGTAGATGTGACTGACAAAAGTGCACCTCTTCCTAAAAGTGAAGACGTATCCCTATCTCAGCTGACAGATGGAAATAAAGAACATGCAAGCGCCGAAGTGCGTACGGTCCAAGAATCTTATGCTTCCCTTGAAGCGATGGTGCCGGAAATGCTTATGAAAGCGGAGGTCGCCAATGGCACTAATGTAGCAGCAGCAAGCAATTCCCTCAAAGATGAGGGCCAGAGGGCCGATCAGCCTAGCCTGAAGAAGATGGTTCCTGGAGCTAATGTAAACCATTCCTCTGGTGAAGCTACCAATAGTGCTTTCCCTGATATAGCTTATTCTACTcctaagaaaaagaagaagaaaattgcaGAGCACTTTGGAAACCCAGCAGCCCTTCTTTTGGACTTTGCAAAGGGTGTTGTTCTGCCCTCCAAAGAGGAATTGCTCTCTGCATTTGGTAAGTTTGGTCTCGTGATTGAGCCTGAGACGGACATCGTAAAAGATACCCATAGCGCTCGTGTTGTGTTTGGGAAAAGTGCTGAAGCTGAGGCGGCTTACAACAGCGCAGAAACTCTTGGTATGTTTGGTCCCCCGTTTGCTACACCAAGGCTTCATTATCTTCCTCCAATCAAGTTGAGCGTGCCTTCGCCAGCTTCAAAGCCTCCCCTTACGGATATTAGGAAAAACCTGGAGAGGATGATCTCATCCCTGGCTGGCCATTCATCTGTCAAGAAGGCAACTCCATCAGATGGATCAAAGCAAATGCCAGAAAACCTTCTTGGGGAAATGCAGGGGCTTTTGGCAAAAGTTGACAAGATGCTCACCGGGCCTTCTGCTACTGCTAGTAATCCTCATTAG
- the LOC127757930 gene encoding mediator of RNA polymerase II transcription subunit 17, which translates to MEEAVRVDLDKLPIKRLHAIDEAGNEHYPPDTSSEEQRLSAIRRIDFSWVIDKDAKKPKKDTAQQQQQQAWPWQGMMESLQQAQQELSVVIDLISTVEANDAVAVAGMLKPKSLPTETLVDTAVSAATKLQRVRHLSRYFKQSAKTMEQQFQKESRFYGSLIRLQQNWKVKRQRFGGSGPGSEGFMFDLIDTSQLDTAAMPRLSSLSLIPIDQDSSGTLSVQVPQKSCRFLSLNFRGDSANGVENYGHKLKDGISCITSSETDNDDVNKSIKHAHSILRNIHKSIFEEQVFDMVIRETFVQSQGINVTGMREDFLQLAIGQECSLCLSLAHSGDGSDSEMVDHEDHANSEDASNLVLVTMNGKLDPLRKDVTGFPNPRSLEIYLLQLFHENILRKVREKSLNIGRYQSPAQVAGDDYGLLGHFCLTVAHRIFSNKVLVELESVVSRVPYLHLRSLPTWHSRTSSWSLCLKVPQPILAADRIAKPSDNHELKYKSRSQFNTKVIVKDSQISLMGEGSPSIAGSLTGKPSDGYLVNSYNCDLEDLPTMLLQQVASQVIHWLHEEALVLGMNVTRDFLCLYFDLEQGETLGLVANVDPDDTCGCISWYLTIDHPTEDGKMSADSQEFEKRRFLGYVSLEVLYSTLMDLINLCNAGAHH; encoded by the exons ATGGAGGAAGCCGTGCGGGTGGACCTCGACAAGCTCCCCATCAAGCGCCTCCACGCCATTGACGAGGCCGGCAACGAGCACTACCCGCC CGACACCAGCAGCGAGGAGCAGCGCCTCTCCGCCATCCGCCGCATCGACTTCTCCTGGGTCATCGACAAGGACGCCAAGAAGCCCAAGAAGGACACCgcccagcaacagcagcagcaggcatgGCCGTGGCAGGGCATGATGGAGAGCCTGCAGCAGGCGCAGCAGGAGCTCTCCGTCGTCATTGACCTCATCTCCACT GTCGAAGCCAATGATGCAGTGGCAGTCGCTGGGATGCTCAAGCCCAAATCGCTGCCAACCGAAACCTTAGTTGACACCGCAGTCTCTGCAGCCACCAAGCTTCAGCGCGTTCGG CATTTGTCACGCTACTTCAAACAATCTGCCAAAACAATGGAGCAGCAGTTCCAAAAAGAGTCTAGGTTCTATGGCTCATTAATCAG ATTGCAGCAGAACTGGAAAGTGAAGCGGCAACGGTTTGGTGGAAGTGGTCCAGGAAGTGAGGGCTTCATGTTTGATCTGATCGACACTTCTCAATTGGACACAGCAGCAATGCCTCGACTGTCATCATTATCATTGATTCCAATTGACCAAGACTCATCAGGCACTTTGTCCGTACAAGTCCCTCAAAAATCTTGCCGTTTCTTGAGTCTTAATTTTCGAGGGGACAGTGCCAATGGTGTGGAAAACTACGGTCATAAACTGAAAGATGGCATCTCATGCATCACTTCCTCTGAAACAGACAATGATGATGTCAATAAATCCATCAAACATGCACATTCTATTCTTCGCAACATCCACAAGTCAATATTTGAGGAACAG GTATTTGATATGGTGATCCGTGAGACATTTGTCCAATCTCAAGGCATCAATGTGACTGGAATGCGTGAAGATTTTCTCCAATTAGCTATTGGTCAGGAATGTTCATTGTGCCTCTCGCTTGCTCATTCTGGAGATGGTAGTGACTCAGAAATGGTAGACCATGAAGACCATGCCAATTCAGAGGATGCCTCAAATCTTGTGTTGGTCACTATGAATGGGAAGCTGGACCCTTTAAGAAAAGACGTGACAGGGTTTCCTAATCCCAGAAGTCTGGAAATTTACTTGCTACAATTGTTTCATGAGAACATTCTTAGGAAGGTCAGGGAGAAATCCCTTAACATTGGTCGCTACCAAAGTCCTGCTCAGGTTGCAGGTGATGATTATGGCCTGCTAGGTCATTTCTGCTTGACAGTGGCTCACAGGATATTTTCTAACAAAGTACTCGTGGAGCTTGAGAGTGTG GTCAGCAGGGTTCCATATCTCCATTTGCGTTCTCTTCCTACTTGGCATTCTCGAACTTCCTCCTGGTCTCTATGCTTGAAAGTTCCTCAGCCTATCCTTGCTGCAGATCGGATTGCAAAGCCTTCTGATAACCATGAACTTAAGTACAAATCCAGGTCACAGTTCAATACTAAGGTGATCGTGAAAGATAGCCAAATTAGTCTAATGGGTGAAGGCTCCCCAAGCATTGCTGGATCATTGACTGGGAAGCCCTCCGATGGATATTTGGTAAATAGCTACAATTGTGACTTGGAGGACCTCCCAACAATGCTTCTGCAGCAG GTTGCTAGTCAAGTAATCCACTGGCTTCATGAAGAAGCATTGGTTCTCGGTATGAATGTGACTAGAGATTTCCTGTGCCTTTACTTTGATCTTGAGCAAGGTGAAACGCTTGGCCTGGTGGCAAATGTTGACCCGGACGACACCTGTGGATGCATTTCTTGGTACCTTACTATTGATCACCCAACGGAGGATGGGAAGATGTCAGCAGATAGTCAGGAGTTTGAGAAGCGTAGGTTTTTGGGCTATGTTTCTCTTGAAGTATTGTACTCTACCCTTATGGACCTGATAAATTTGTGTAACGCTGGCGCCCACCACTGA
- the LOC127756960 gene encoding plasma membrane ATPase 1 has translation MAEKEGNLDAVLKEAVDLENIPLEEVFENLRCSREGLTTQQAQQRLEIFGPNKLEEKEESKFLKFLGFMWNPLSWVMEAAAIMAIALANGGGKPPDWQDFVGIITLLVINSTISFIEENNAGNAAAALMARLAPKAKVLRDGRWTEEEAAILVPGDIVSIKLGDIIPADARLLEGDPLKIDQSALTGESLPVTKGPGDGVYSGSTVKQGEIKAIVIATGVHTFFGKAAHLVDSTNQVGHFQKVLTAIGNFCICSIAVGMFVEIIVMYPIQHRAYRPGIDNLLVLLIGGIPIAMPTVLSVTMAIGSHRLSQQGAITKRMTAIEEMAGMDVLCSDKTGTLTLNKLTVDKNLIDVFERGITQDQVILMAARASRTENQDAIDTAIVGMLADPKEARAGIQEVHFLPFNPTDKRTALTYIDGDGKMYRVSKGAPEQILHLAYNKPEIERRVHAVIDKFAERGLRSLAVAYQEVPEGTKESPGGPWHFVGLMPLFDPPRHDSAETIRRALNLGVNVKMITGDQLAIGKETGRRLGMGTNMYPSSALLGQNKDESIAALPVDDLIEKADGFAGVFPEHKYEIVKRLQARKHICGMTGDGVNDAPALKKADIGIAVADATDAARSASDIVLTEPGLSVIISAVLTSRAIFQRMKNYTIYAVSITIRIVLGFMLLALIWKFDFPPFMVLIIAILNDGTIMTISKDRVKPSPLPDSWKLAEIFTTGVVLGGYLAMMTVIFFWAAYKTDFFPRIFHVESLEKTAQDDFQKLASAVYLQVSTISQALIFVTRSRSWSFVERPGFLLVFAFLVAQLIATLIAVYADWAFTSIKGIGWGWAGIVWLYNLIFYFPLDIIKFLIRYALSGKAWDLVIEQRIAFTRKKDFGKEERELKWAHAQRTLHGLQPPDAKMFSEKAGYNELNQMAEEAKRRAEIARLRELHTLKGHVESVVKLKGLDIETIQQSYTV, from the exons ATGGCTGAGAAGGAGGGCAACCTCGACGCCGTCCTCAAGGAGGCCGTCGACTTG GAGAACATTCCCCTCGAGGAAGTGTTTGAGAACCTGAGATGCAGCCGCGAGGGTCTCACAACTCAGCAGGCGCAGCAGCGCCTCGAAATCTTTGGCCCCAACAAGCTTGAGGAGAAGGAG GAGAGCAAGTTCCTCAAGTTTTTGGGGTTCATGTGGAATCCACTCTCATGGGTCATGGAAGCTGCAGCTATCATGGCCATTGCGCTGGCGAATGGAGGG GGGAAGCCACCGGATTGGCAGGACTTTGTTGGTATCATAACTCTTCTTGTTATCAACTCGACAATCAGTTTCATTGAGGAAAACAATGCTggcaatgctgctgctgcactcATGGCCCGTCTTGCACCAAAGGCCAAG GTGCTTCGTGATGGCCGATGGACTGAGGAAGAGGCGGCCATCCTTGTACCAGGGGATATCGTAAGTATTAAACTTGGAGACATTATACCTGCAGATGCGCGTCTCCTTGAGGGAGATCCTTTGAAGATCGATCAG TCTGCCCTGACTGGAGAATCATTGCCTGTCACCAAAGGTCCTGGTGATGGTGTCTACTCTGGTTCGACTGTCAAGCAAGGTGAGATCAAAGCCATAGTGATTGCTACTGGTGTTCACACTTTCTTCGGAAAAGCAGCACACCTTGTTGACTCAACTAACCAAGTTGGTCATTTCCAGAAG GTCCTGACGGCTATTGGGAATTTCTGCATTTGCTCAATTGCTGTGGGAATGTTTGTTGAGATCATTGTAATGTACCCTATCCAGCACAGGGCATACCGCCCCGGGATTGACAACCTCCTTGTCCTTCTCATTGGAGGCATTCCCATAGCCATGCCAACAGTCTTATCTGTGACTATGGCAATTGGGTCACACCGCTTGTCTCAACAG GGAGCGATCACAAAGAGAATGACTGCAATTGAGGAGATGGCGGGCATGGATGTTCTTTGCAGTGATAAAACAGGAACTTTGACCTTGAATAAGCTCACCGTGGACAAGAACCTCATTGAT GTCTTTGAAAGAGGAATCACTCAGGACCAAGTGATTCTCATGGCTGCTAGAGCATCACGAACAGAAAACCAGGATGCTATTGATACTGCAATAGTTGGGATGCTAGCTGATCCAAAAGAG GCCCGTGCTGGTATTCAAGAAGTTCATTTCCTGCCATTCAATCCTACTGACAAAAGAACAGCATTGACATACATTGATGGTGATGGCAAAATGTATCGTGTTAGTAAGGGTGCACCTGAGCAG ATTCTCCACCTTGCTTATAACAAACCGGAGATAGAGCGGAGGGTCCATGCTGTGATTGACAAATTTGCAGAACGTGGACTTAGATCGCTTGCTGTAGCATACCAG GAAGTACCAGAGGGGACGAAAGAAAGCCCTGGTGGCCCATGGCATTTTGTTGGTCTCATGCCACTTTTTGATCCTCCAAGGCATGACAGTGCTGAAACAATTCGGCGGGCACTTAATCTTGGTGTCAATGTCAAGATGATCACAG GTGATCAGCTGGCAATTGGAAAAGAAACAGGGCGTCGCCTGGGAATGGGTACAAACATGTACCCTTCATCCGCTTTGCTGGGACAGAACAAGGATGAGTCCATTGCCGCTTTACCAGTTGATGATCTCATTGAGAAAGCTGATGGCTTTGCTGGTGTATTCCCAG AGCACAAGTATGAGATTGTGAAACGTCTGCAAGCAAGAAAGCACATATGTGGAATGACTGGTGATGGTGTCAATGATGCTCCAGCCCTAAAGAAAGCTGACATTGGTATTGCTGTTGCTGATGCAACTGATGCAGCCAGGAGTGCTTCAGATATTGTGCTCACAGAACCTGGTCTTAGTGTGATCATCAGTGCTGTGCTTACAAGTCGTGCAATTTTCCAGCGTATGAAGAACTACACT ATCTATGCTGTCTCAATCACCATTCGTATAGTG CTTGGATTTATGCTACTTGCGCTCATCTGGAAATTCGATTTCCCCCCTTTTATGGTCCTAATCATAGCAATTCTAAATGATg GTACCATCATGACTATATCAAAGGATCGGGTAAAACCATCTCCACTACCTGACAGCTGGAAGCTGGCTGAGATTTTTACAACTGGAGTTGTCCTCGGTGGATACTTGGCAATGATGACAGTAATTTTCTTCTGGGCTGCATATAAGACAGACTTTTTCCCG agaatatttCATGTTGAAAGCCTTGAGAAGACAGCTCAAGATGATTTCCAAAAACTTGCCTCTGCTGTTTACCTCCAAGTTAGCACCATCAGCCAAGCTCTCATCTTTGTCACAAGGTCCCGCAGCTGGTCATTTGTTGAGCGCCCTGGATTTCTGCTGGTCTTTGCTTTCTTGGTTGCGCAGCTG ATTGCTACACTGATTGCTGTGTATGCTGACTGGGCGTTCACCTCAATCAAAGGCATTGGGTGGGGTTGGGCTGGTATTGTGTGGCTCTACAATCTAATCTTCTACTTCCCACTCGACATTATCAAGTTCCTCATCAGATATGCTTTGAGTGGGAAAGCATGGGATCTTGTCATTGAGCAAAGG ATCGCTTTCACAAGGAAGAAGGACTTTGGtaaggaggagagggagctcaAGTGGGCACATGCTCAGAGGACCCTCCATGGACTGCAGCCGCCTGATGCCAAGATGTTCTCGGAGAAGGCTGGCTACAATGAGCTCAATCAGATGGCTGAAGAGGCGAAGAGGAGGGCGGAGATTGCCAG GCTTAGGGAGCTCCATACGCTCAAGGGGCATGTAGAATCGGTTGTGAAGCTCAAGGGCCTCGACATTGAGACCATCCAGCAGTCTTACACCGTGTGA